From the Simplicispira suum genome, the window GGGCGGCGACGAACGGCAGCTAGACATCATGGTCGCCGCCAGAAGGTAGGCGGCCGGTCTCCACCATCGTAGATTGCGTCCAAGGACGTAGCGCTACATGCTGTGACTTGCGTCGTCAGCAACACAAGGAGACCGACCATGAAAGAGCTTAGCAAGATTCATGTGGGCTTGGACGTCCACAAGGACAGCATCAGCATCGCAGCGGCCGAGTCCGGCCGAATGCCTGGGCGCCTGATAGGCAAGGTCACGCACGATGTGAACAAGCTGCTCAAAGTGCTGGCCAAGGTCGGCAACGCCGATCAATTGCACATCGTGTACGAGGCCGGGCCTACCGGCTTTGGCCTTCAGCGTGCCTTGCACAGCAGGGGCTACCTGTGCGAGATCATCGCCCCCTCGCAGATCCCGCGACGTCCAGGCGATCGAGTCAAGACCGACGGGCGTGACAGCGTTCAATTGGCCGAGTGCCCTCGAGCTGGCCAGATGAGCGCCGTATGGATTCCCGATCCAGAAGACGAAGCGATCCGTGACCTCTCGCGGGCACGCGAAGACGCGGTCAACAGCCGCGTCCAGGCCCGCCACCAACTCAAGGGCTTTCTCCTGCGTCACGACGTGCGCTACACCGGCAAGACCTCGTGGTGCGGCGCCTACTACCGCTGGCTAGGAGGCTGCCGGACTTGGAAATCGTCGGCTGTAAATCGACCGCAGCGGTCCCTTTTTTGGCTTCGCCGCTCTTCGAGAACACCGTCTTTTTGCCCCATAGCGGGGCTATGAGGCTGCAAATCCGGCAAAAACTGTCCTCGCTGGGGCCGATTTTCGCTTTCGACGCTCCAAGTCCGACAGCCTCCTAGCGGCGCGTAAACCCCTTGCACGCCCCTGCGTTGTGCATGCCCTTGCACTCGCGAAACAGCCTGCGCTCGCGTTCGGCGCGGGTTTCTTCGGAGGGGCTGGGGTGGTAGGTGGTTTTGGTGGCGCCCTTCTTCTGGCCGGCGCTGCTCGCAGCGGAATGGGTGTTTTTCTGGCTCTTGGCCAAGGCACTGCTCGGTGCCATGAATTCAGCGGCGCAGACAAGCGCCAAGAAGGCAGTGGCCGCGCGCAGCGGCCCGAATGTGCGGCGAGGTTTCAGCGACAACAGATGCGGCATGGGCGGCTCCTACAGGCAATCGGCTGGAAAAAACGGTCAGGTATCGTGCCTCTCCCTGCTGGGTTGAGAAATGCGCGCATTCCCTTACGCCGAGGCAGCGGTGTACAATTTGCGGGTTTTGCACGGTGCAAGACGCACGCAGGCAACCCTTCCAGCTGTCCGCGCAAGTAAAACCAGTGCCGCTGTGCGTTCGAGCTATCCGTTCGAGCTATTGCCGGCCATATTTCAGGAAACTCCCCCAATGATCGCATCCTCCATCAAGGCCGGGGTCGTCAAGGCCAATGCACGCGCCGCCAACGATACCGGTAGTCCAGAAGTGCAAGTAGCACTGCTGACGGCCCGCATCAATGAACTGATGCCTCACTTCAAACAGCACGCCAAGGACCACCACGGTCGCCGTGGCCTGCTGCGCATGGTGAGCCGCCGCCGCAAGCTGCTTGACTACCTTAAGGCCAAGGACGGCGAGCGCTATGTGGCGCTGATCGCGAAACTGGGCCTGCGCAAGTAAGCGGGCACCATGGAAAAACGCCTGGGTTAGCACGCTAGCTCAGGCGTTTTTTACTTTGCCGGCGGTCCTTGCAGATCGAAGCTGTGTCATTCCATTGAAGTTCCGCGTGCGGTTTCACTGGAATGGCATCGTGTTCTAAAGGGGCTCTGGCGCTTGCTGGTAGTGCGCTACCAGCTATATAAACAGGAGCAAACATGAGCATTTTCAACAAAGTCAGCAAGACGTTCCAATGGGGCGACAAAACAGTCGTCATGGAAACCGGCCAGATGGCCCGCCAGGCGTCTGGCGCGGTGCTGGTGAATATCGACGACACGGTGGTCCTGGCCACCGTAGTGGCTTCCAAGGGAGCCAAGCCGGGCCAGGATTTCTTCCCGCTCACGGTGGATTACATCGAGAAGACCTACGCCGCAGGCAAGATCCCCGGCAGCTTTTTCAAGCGCGAAGCCAAGCCCAGCGAGCACGAAACCCTGACCAGCCGCCTGATCGATCGCCCGATCCGCCCGCTGTTCCCCGAAGGCTTCTACAACGAAGTGCATGTGGTCATCCACACGGTGTCCTTGAACCCTGAAGTGGACGCCGACATTGCGGCACTGATTGCATCGAGCGCAGCGCTGGCGATCTCCGGCATTCCGTTCAACGGCCCGATTGGCGCGGCCCGCGTGGGCTACATCAACGGCGAATACGTGCTCAACCCCGGCCAGACGGCGCGCAAGAGCAGCCAGATGGACCTGATCGTTGCAGGCACCGAAGCCGCCGTGTTGATGGTCGAGTCCGAAGCGCAGCAACTGCCCGAAGACGTGATGCTGGGCGCTGTGGTGTTTGGCCACGAGCAGAGCCGCGTGGCGATCAACGCCATCCATGAACTCGTGCGCGATGCCGGCAAGCCCATGTGGGATTGGCAGGCGCCGGCCAAGGACGAGCCGCTGATCGCCAAGGTGTCCGCACTGGGCGAAGACAAGCTGCGCGCTGCCTACCAGAACCGCAACAAGCAGGTGCGTACGCACGCGTGCCGCGACGCCTATGCGGCGGTGAAGGCTGCGCTCAAGGAAGAAGGCGTTGAATTCGACGCCGTCAAGGTCGAGAGCATGCTGTTCGACATCGAAGCCAAGATCGTCCGCAGCCAGATTTTGTCGGGCGAGCCGCGCATCGACGGGCGCGACACGCGCACCGTGCGCCCCATCGAAATCAGCACCAGCGTGCTGCCCCGCACCCACGGGTCGGCGCTTTTCACGCGTGGCGAGACGCAGGCGCTAGTGGTGTCCACTCTGGGCACCGAGCGCGACGCGCAGCGCATTGACGCACTGATGGGCGAGTACGAAGACCGCTTCCTGTTCCACTACAACATGCCTCCCTTTGCCACCGGTGAGGTGGGCCGCATGGGCTCGACCAAGCGCCGCGAAATCGGCCACGGGCGCTTGGCCAAGCGTGCGCTGGTCGCCGTGCTGCCAAGCAAGGAAGAGTTCCCCTACACCATGCGCGTGGTGTCGGAAATCACCGAGTCCAACGGCTCGTCGTCGATGGCGTCGGTCTGCGGCGGCTGTCTGTCGCTGATGGACGCCGGCGTGCCCATGAAGGCGCATGTGGCCGGCATTGCCATGGGCCTGATCAAGGAAGACAACCGCTTTGCCGTGCTGACCGACATCCTGGGCGACGAAGATCACCTGGGCGACATGGACTTCAAGGTGGCGGGCACCACAGCCGGCATCACCGCGCTGCAAATGGACATCAAGATCCAGGGCATCACCAAGGAAATCATGCAGGTCGCACTGGCTCAGGCCAAGGAAGCGCGCATGCACATCCTGGGCGAGATGCAAAAGGCCATGGGCGAGGCCAAGCAAGAGGTCAGCAGCTTTGCACCCAAGCTCTACACCATGAAGATCAACCCCGAGAAGATTCGCGACGTGATCGGCAAGGGTGGATCGGTGATTCGTGCGCTGACCGAAGAAACCGGCTGCCAGATCAATATCGACGAGAGCGGCGTCATCACCATCGCGTCGACCGACGGCGAGCGCGCCGAAGAGGCCAAGCGCCGCATCGAGCAGATCACGGCGGAAGTCGAAATCGGCAAGGTCTACGAAGGCCCGGTCACCAAGATTCTCGACTTCGGCGCGCTGATCAATCTGCTGCCCGGCAAAGACGGTCTCCTGCACATCAGCCAGATCGCCCACGAGCGTGTTGAGCGCGTCAGCGACTACCTGCAGGAGGGCCAGATCGTCCGCGTCAAGGTGTTGGAAACTGACGAAAAAGGTCGCGTCAAGTTGTCGATGAAAGCACTGGCAGAACGCACTGGCGGCAGCGACCGTCCGGCGCCTGCCGAACGCGGCGATCGCCAAGAGCGTGGTGAACGCCAGGATCGCGGCGAGCGCCGTGATCGCGCCGAGCAGCCCGCGCGCGAAGCCGAGCAGCAACAGCAGCAGGCTTTGCCGCTGGGCGGCACATCGCAACACGAAGCGTAAGAGCAGTTTGATTACTATTGATTTGGTAGCTTCTAACGCTTATGGGATAAGCGCTAGAGGCCAGAATCATATGAAATTTAAAGCCTCTCCGCGATGCGTGTTGTAGAAATATCGTCCTTTGGCGCGCCCGACGTGTTGCGTCTGGCCGAGCGTCCCGTGCCCATGCCTGGCGCGGGTGAGGTGCTGGTGCGCGTATCGGCTAGCGGAGTGAACCGCCCCGATGTGCTGCAGCGCAAGGGCTACTACGCGCCGCCGCCGGGCGCATCCGATATACCGGGCCTGGAGCTGGCAGGCGTCATTGAGTCGGGTGATGCGGACGCCTTGGCGCGCGCCGGCTTGCAACTGGGCCAGCGTGTCTGCGCCCTGGTGGCGGGTGGCGCTTATGCGCAGTGGTGTGTGGTGCCGGTAGCGCAGTGTTTGCCGATTCCGGGGAGCTTGAGCGATATCGAAGCGGCTTCCTTGCCTGAGACATTTTTCACCGTCTGGAGCAATGTCTTCGACCGGGGCGGCCTGCAATCTGGCGAAACCTTGTTGGTCCAGGGTGGCGGCAGCGGTATCGGGGTGACGGCGATTCAGTTGGCGCGCGCCTTCGGCGCCACGGTCATCGTCACGGCCGGGTCCGATGAAAAGTGTGCGGTGTGTCTTTCGTTGGGCGCGCAGCACGCCATTAACTACCGTAGCCAGGACTTCGGTGCCGAGGTATTGCGCATCACCGAAGGGCGGGGCGCTGATGTGGTGCTCGACATGGTGGCAGGGGACTATGTGGCGCGCGAAGTGGCCTGCATGGCCGAAGACGGCCGGTTGGTGATCATCGCCGTGCAGGGCGGCACGAGCGCGCAATTCGATGCGGGCTTGGTGCTGCGCCGGCGCCTGGTGATTACGGGTTCGACGCTGCGCGCACGACCTGTGGCTTTCAAGGCCGCCATCGCGGATTCGCTGCGCAGCAAGGTTTGGCCACTATTCGCTGCGGGCAAGGTGGCACCGGTGGTGCATAGCACTTTCCCGGCGACGCAGGCGGCCGAGGCGCACGCACTGATGGAATCGAGCCAGCATGCAGGCAAGATCGTTTTGACGTGGGAACCATGAACAAAAAACTCATTGTTGGCAATTGGAAGATGAATGGCAGTTTGGCGGCCAATGAAGCATTGATTCAGGCTGTGCGGGCAGGTTTGCCTGCACAAGCGGCTTGCGATGTGGCTGTGGCTGTTCCGTCACCGTACCTGGCGCAGGTGCAGGGGCTGGTTGCCGGTAGTGGCATCGACGTTGCGGCGCAGGACGTGTCGCAGCAAGAAGTCGGTGCTTACACCGGGGAGGTGGCTGCATCCATGCTGCGCGATTTCGGCGTGCGTTATGTGCTGGTAGGCCATTCTGAACGGCGCCAGTTGCATGGTGAAAGTGACACTGCTGTGGCCGAGAAGGCGCAGCGCGCTCTGGCTGCAGGTTTGACCCCCATCGTCTGCGTCGGCGAAACACTGGCTGAGCGAGAAGCGGGCCAAACCGAAGCGGTGGTGCGGCGGCAACTGGCGGCCGTTATTCACCTCAACGGACGCTGCATCAGCGAGGTGGTGGTGGCTTACGAACCGGTCTGGGCAATTGGCACCGGCCGCACCGCCACGCCAGCGCAAGCGCAGGATGTACATGCTGCCTTGCGCGCGCAGCTGGCTGCGGCCAGCACCCATGCGTCGGCCATGCGCTTGCTCTACGGCGGCAGCATGAATGCAGCCAATGCAGCGCAGCTGCTGGCCGAACAGGATATCGATGGCGGCTTGGTCGGCGGTGCGTCGCTCAAGGCGCCCGATTTCCTGAGCATCATTGCCGCAGCACAATAGCTCAGGCTTGCCGAGCGTGCTGACCTTACACAAGAACAACCGGAGTGAATAGAGAATGAGTTTGCTTTTGAACGTAATTTTGACGGCCCAGATCCTGACAGCATTGATCATGGTTGGTCTGATCCTGATCCAGCACGGCAAGGGCGCCGACATGGGTGCGGCCTTCGGCAGCGGCAGTTCTGGCAGCCTGTTTGGCGCCAGCGGCAGTGCCAACTTCCTCTCGCGCAGTACGGCTGTGTTGGCGGCGGTTTTCTTTGCCTGCACTCTGGCGCTTGCGTACTTCGGCAATTTGCAACCGGTGAGCTCCGGCAGCGTGCTTGAGAATGCGGCCGTGGTGGCGCCGCCCGCAGCTGGCATTCCGACTGCGGACAGCTCGGCTCCAGGCAGTGCGGCCATTTCTCCGGCCCCTGTGGCGTCTGCTTCGGGCGCCGGAGAAATTCCGACCAAATAAAGGCCCCAAAAACTGCTCCTGTAGCTCAGGAGCAGGGTTTTTCCCGAGTAGAATTCGAGATTGTCTGGGAAGCCAAAACCGCTTGGTCCTCATGCCACTCAGACAAGACTTAGCCGTCGTGGTGAAATTGGTAGACACGCTATCTTGAGGGGGTAGTGGCGAAAGCTGTGCGAGTTCGAGTCTCGCCGACGGCACCAAACAAAACAGGTCTGCTTGCAATGACCATTGGCACATTGCAAATGCACAGGCCACAGCGGTGAGCGCATCCACAAGATGAACCTCGATCAGTATCTCCCCGTTCTTTTGTTCATCCTGGTGGGTATGGCGGTGGGCATTGTGCCGATTGCCTTGGGTTATATCCTGGGCCCCAACCGTCCGGATCCTGAGAAGAACTCCCCTTACGAGTGCGGCTTCGAAGCGTTCGAAGACGCACGCATGAAGTTTGATGTCCGCTATTACCTGGTGGCCATCCTTTTCATTCTTTTCGATCTCGAAATTGCATTTCTTTTTCCGTGGGCCGTTTCCCTTCATGAAGTGGGTTTGACGGGCTTTGTGGCGGTGTCCATCTTTCTGGCGGTGCTGGTGGTGGGTTTTGCCTACGAATGGAAAAAGGGCGCCCTGGATTGGGAATAGCCGCCTCGAACAAGGATTGACGCGATGATTGAAGGCGTAATGAAAGAAGGCTTTGTCACCACGAGCTACGACTCTGTGGTGAACTGGGCCAAGACCGGTTCGCTCTGGCCCATGACATTTGGTCTGGCCTGCTGCGCAGTCGAAATGATGCATGCTGCGGCTGCGCGTTATGACCTTGGTCGCTTTGGCGCAGAAGTGTTTCGTGCCAGCCCGCGCCAGTCCGACCTCATGATCGTCGCCGGCACGCTGTGCAACAAGATGGCGCCTGCACTGCGCAAGGTCTACGACCAGATGAGCGAGCCGCGTTGGGTGATTTCCATGGGCTCGTGCGCCAACGGCGGCGGTTACTACCACTACAGCTACTCCGTCGTGCGTGGCTGCGACCGCATTGTTCCTGTGGATGTGTATGTGCCGGGCTGTCCGCCTACGGCCGAGGCCCTGATCTACGGGATTATTCAGTTGCAGCAGAAAATCCGCCGCACTAACACCATTGCACGCGTCTGAGGGCTTTTCAATGACATCTGTTGCTGTACGCCCCGAGGCTGTTCGTGACGCCATCGCCCTGACGCTGGGCGATGCGGCGCGCGACGTGCACGTGTTGCTTGGCGAGGTGATTGCCGTGGTGCCTGCGGCGCGCTACCACGAGGCCATGAAGCTGCTGCGCGATGCGCCGGTTTGCCGTTTCGAGCAATTGGTGGATTTGTGTGGCATGGATCATTCCACCTATGGCGACGTTGGCGCCGAGGGTGCGCGCTACAGCGTGGTTTCGCACTTGCTGTCGGTGAGCCTCAACCAGCGCGTACGCGTCAAGGTGTTTTGTCCGGACGACGACTTTCCCGTTGTCGATTCGGTGACCGATCTTTGGAAGTCCGCAGAGTGGTATGAGCGCGAAGCCTTCGACTTGTTTGGCGTGGTGTTTGATGGTCATGGCGATTTGCGCCGCATCCTGACGGACTATGGCTTTATCGGGCATCCGTTCCGCAAAGACTTTCCCTTGTCGGGCCACGTCGAAATGCGCTATGACGCCGATCAGCGCCGAGTCATCTATGAACCGGTGACGATCGAGCCGCGCGAAGTGACGCCTCGCATCATCCGCGAAGACAAATACGGAGGCCTTCACTGAGGTCTCTTTGAGGCACGGTTACGCAAAGCCATGGCTGAAATCAAGAACTATTCCCTGAACCTGGGTCCGCAGCATCCGGCCGCGCACGGCGTGTTGCGTCTGGTGCTCGAACTCGATGGCGAAGTCGTCCAGCGCGCCGATCCGCACATTGGGCTGTTGCACCGCGCCACCGAAAAGTTGGCCGAGCACAAGACCTATATCCAGTCGCTGCCT encodes:
- the tpiA gene encoding triose-phosphate isomerase, with amino-acid sequence MNKKLIVGNWKMNGSLAANEALIQAVRAGLPAQAACDVAVAVPSPYLAQVQGLVAGSGIDVAAQDVSQQEVGAYTGEVAASMLRDFGVRYVLVGHSERRQLHGESDTAVAEKAQRALAAGLTPIVCVGETLAEREAGQTEAVVRRQLAAVIHLNGRCISEVVVAYEPVWAIGTGRTATPAQAQDVHAALRAQLAAASTHASAMRLLYGGSMNAANAAQLLAEQDIDGGLVGGASLKAPDFLSIIAAAQ
- the secG gene encoding preprotein translocase subunit SecG, whose translation is MSLLLNVILTAQILTALIMVGLILIQHGKGADMGAAFGSGSSGSLFGASGSANFLSRSTAVLAAVFFACTLALAYFGNLQPVSSGSVLENAAVVAPPAAGIPTADSSAPGSAAISPAPVASASGAGEIPTK
- a CDS encoding NADH-quinone oxidoreductase subunit A — translated: MNLDQYLPVLLFILVGMAVGIVPIALGYILGPNRPDPEKNSPYECGFEAFEDARMKFDVRYYLVAILFILFDLEIAFLFPWAVSLHEVGLTGFVAVSIFLAVLVVGFAYEWKKGALDWE
- a CDS encoding NAD(P)H-quinone oxidoreductase; translated protein: MRVVEISSFGAPDVLRLAERPVPMPGAGEVLVRVSASGVNRPDVLQRKGYYAPPPGASDIPGLELAGVIESGDADALARAGLQLGQRVCALVAGGAYAQWCVVPVAQCLPIPGSLSDIEAASLPETFFTVWSNVFDRGGLQSGETLLVQGGGSGIGVTAIQLARAFGATVIVTAGSDEKCAVCLSLGAQHAINYRSQDFGAEVLRITEGRGADVVLDMVAGDYVAREVACMAEDGRLVIIAVQGGTSAQFDAGLVLRRRLVITGSTLRARPVAFKAAIADSLRSKVWPLFAAGKVAPVVHSTFPATQAAEAHALMESSQHAGKIVLTWEP
- a CDS encoding IS110 family transposase yields the protein MKELSKIHVGLDVHKDSISIAAAESGRMPGRLIGKVTHDVNKLLKVLAKVGNADQLHIVYEAGPTGFGLQRALHSRGYLCEIIAPSQIPRRPGDRVKTDGRDSVQLAECPRAGQMSAVWIPDPEDEAIRDLSRAREDAVNSRVQARHQLKGFLLRHDVRYTGKTSWCGAYYRWLGGCRTWKSSAVNRPQRSLFWLRRSSRTPSFCPIAGL
- a CDS encoding NADH-quinone oxidoreductase subunit C, whose product is MTSVAVRPEAVRDAIALTLGDAARDVHVLLGEVIAVVPAARYHEAMKLLRDAPVCRFEQLVDLCGMDHSTYGDVGAEGARYSVVSHLLSVSLNQRVRVKVFCPDDDFPVVDSVTDLWKSAEWYEREAFDLFGVVFDGHGDLRRILTDYGFIGHPFRKDFPLSGHVEMRYDADQRRVIYEPVTIEPREVTPRIIREDKYGGLH
- the pnp gene encoding polyribonucleotide nucleotidyltransferase; translation: MSIFNKVSKTFQWGDKTVVMETGQMARQASGAVLVNIDDTVVLATVVASKGAKPGQDFFPLTVDYIEKTYAAGKIPGSFFKREAKPSEHETLTSRLIDRPIRPLFPEGFYNEVHVVIHTVSLNPEVDADIAALIASSAALAISGIPFNGPIGAARVGYINGEYVLNPGQTARKSSQMDLIVAGTEAAVLMVESEAQQLPEDVMLGAVVFGHEQSRVAINAIHELVRDAGKPMWDWQAPAKDEPLIAKVSALGEDKLRAAYQNRNKQVRTHACRDAYAAVKAALKEEGVEFDAVKVESMLFDIEAKIVRSQILSGEPRIDGRDTRTVRPIEISTSVLPRTHGSALFTRGETQALVVSTLGTERDAQRIDALMGEYEDRFLFHYNMPPFATGEVGRMGSTKRREIGHGRLAKRALVAVLPSKEEFPYTMRVVSEITESNGSSSMASVCGGCLSLMDAGVPMKAHVAGIAMGLIKEDNRFAVLTDILGDEDHLGDMDFKVAGTTAGITALQMDIKIQGITKEIMQVALAQAKEARMHILGEMQKAMGEAKQEVSSFAPKLYTMKINPEKIRDVIGKGGSVIRALTEETGCQINIDESGVITIASTDGERAEEAKRRIEQITAEVEIGKVYEGPVTKILDFGALINLLPGKDGLLHISQIAHERVERVSDYLQEGQIVRVKVLETDEKGRVKLSMKALAERTGGSDRPAPAERGDRQERGERQDRGERRDRAEQPAREAEQQQQQALPLGGTSQHEA
- the rpsO gene encoding 30S ribosomal protein S15, whose protein sequence is MIASSIKAGVVKANARAANDTGSPEVQVALLTARINELMPHFKQHAKDHHGRRGLLRMVSRRRKLLDYLKAKDGERYVALIAKLGLRK
- a CDS encoding NuoB/complex I 20 kDa subunit family protein, with translation MIEGVMKEGFVTTSYDSVVNWAKTGSLWPMTFGLACCAVEMMHAAAARYDLGRFGAEVFRASPRQSDLMIVAGTLCNKMAPALRKVYDQMSEPRWVISMGSCANGGGYYHYSYSVVRGCDRIVPVDVYVPGCPPTAEALIYGIIQLQQKIRRTNTIARV